In one Corallococcus sp. EGB genomic region, the following are encoded:
- a CDS encoding VOC family protein has product MSAAPQQAEQHHRIDYIELPAKDISEAKRFYGAVFGWRFEDYGPDYTSFMDGRLNGGFDKERQVSKGGVLLVLYSKDLDATLAKVREAGGRIVKDTFSFPGGKRFHFTDPTGNELAVWTEP; this is encoded by the coding sequence ATGTCCGCCGCACCGCAGCAGGCCGAGCAGCACCACCGCATCGACTACATCGAGCTTCCCGCGAAGGACATCTCGGAGGCGAAGCGCTTCTACGGCGCCGTGTTCGGCTGGAGGTTCGAGGACTATGGCCCGGACTACACGAGCTTCATGGACGGGCGGCTGAACGGTGGCTTCGACAAGGAGCGCCAGGTATCCAAGGGCGGCGTGCTGCTGGTGCTCTATTCGAAGGACCTGGACGCGACGCTGGCCAAGGTGCGCGAGGCCGGAGGGCGCATCGTGAAGGACACGTTCTCCTTCCCCGGAGGCAAGCGCTTCCACTTCACGGACCCCACGGGCAACGAACTGGCGGTGTGGACGGAGCCTTGA
- a CDS encoding AraC family transcriptional regulator — protein sequence MRYVEALPCTALAPYVQCYWALELSGEAPVGVHRVLPDGCLDILVDLTGGVGLHVVGAMRKAEVVPLSPRAAFVAVRFRPGGAQPFLRLPLNELTDAKVALGDLWPPEAREWRERLAEAPGTAARFALLERLLLGRLPGQEGDAGVRRAVDHILGARGQVPVRTLEAVVGVGTRQVERRFHAAVGLSPKVLCRIARMQHAVELSRGLEGAEWALAAGYYDQAHQVREFRALTGLTPGAYVREQARQVGFVQSSQEAGA from the coding sequence ATGCGCTACGTGGAGGCACTCCCTTGTACGGCGCTGGCGCCGTACGTCCAGTGCTACTGGGCGCTGGAGCTGTCGGGCGAGGCGCCAGTGGGCGTGCACCGGGTGTTGCCGGATGGGTGTCTGGACATCCTGGTGGACCTGACGGGTGGGGTGGGGCTGCACGTGGTGGGGGCCATGCGGAAGGCGGAGGTGGTGCCGTTGTCTCCGCGCGCGGCCTTCGTCGCGGTGCGCTTCCGGCCCGGAGGCGCGCAGCCGTTCCTGCGGCTGCCCTTGAACGAACTGACGGACGCGAAGGTGGCGCTGGGGGACCTCTGGCCGCCCGAGGCGCGCGAGTGGCGGGAGCGGCTGGCGGAAGCGCCGGGGACGGCGGCGCGCTTCGCCCTGCTGGAGCGGTTGTTGCTGGGCCGGCTGCCCGGGCAGGAAGGGGACGCGGGGGTGCGGCGCGCGGTGGACCACATCCTGGGGGCGAGGGGCCAGGTGCCGGTGCGCACGCTGGAGGCGGTGGTGGGGGTGGGGACGCGCCAGGTGGAGCGGCGCTTCCACGCGGCGGTGGGACTGTCGCCGAAGGTGTTGTGCCGCATCGCGAGGATGCAGCACGCGGTGGAGTTGTCGCGCGGGCTGGAGGGCGCGGAGTGGGCGTTGGCTGCGGGGTACTACGACCAGGCGCACCAGGTGCGGGAATTCCGGGCGCTGACAGGCCTGACGCCGGGGGCATACGTGCGCGAGCAGGCGCGGCAGGTCGGATTCGTCCAATCCTCCCAGGAGGCGGGTGCGTAA